One Salvia miltiorrhiza cultivar Shanhuang (shh) chromosome 6, IMPLAD_Smil_shh, whole genome shotgun sequence genomic window, AGGGGAGATTTCCAAAACAGCTAAATGGCGCGATTAATATGACACAAGAAAAGGCTATACTCTGCGAATGAACTGGTATAACTATAACTGGATACCAAGGTAACGGTAGCATGTCTCGTGCACCTATAAATACCAATCATTGATCACAGAATGATGATTTCCTCGGTCATGCTCTCACATATGTTTGGCACTATTAGGGAAACTAATTATAATTTCCACTTCTTGAATTCTAAACTACTAAGGGCTACAAGGTGAGCTAAAATGAAGGCAAAACGAAAGTAAAAAGGATCATAAGACACACCTTCAAGGCACTACCAAATAGATGACGCTTACTAAGAAATTGCAAGGTAAATGATGCATCAGTTGGGGTGACTTGGTTACCCGCTTCAACCCATTCATCCAAAGCCCTTCTCAGCTCATTTGGGGGCACAGAAAGCACAACTTTAGTCAGCCCTAcagttttgggagattttacCTCACCAACATCATTCTCATCGTCTAATACCTccaattcatcatcatcatcatcatcatcatcatctcgAGTTTCAAGACCAGAGGAAGCATCCTCCGACACACCGTTGTGATCCCCACTGCTCTTAGCCCCAATCAGTGAAGAAACATATTGAACTACTGGTGATGATTTCCAAGAACTAGAGCTGTTGCAGAATCTTCTTCTAACTTGAGACGCAGTAAATTCAGCATTGTAATTCTCCGAATAGCAGCTTGCTATCTGCGATTTAGCAGAACAAATTCGAGCGCTCCCTCGATTCCTGGACACAGAGGATTCATGGCCAATTTTTGAGTTAGATCAAATGGAAGCAAGTATGAAAACAACAATCACAGCAGCAACTACAACAACAATATGACAAACAGCAACAATGCCAAGAGAAAAATCCTCAATAAAGTAACAACAAAAGCAAAACAACCGCAGAAAACACCACCCAAATTACTAAAAATCTATGCCCTCGGAATAAATGGTTGCAGCCAACAGATAACACACATTGCAAAAAAGGGGTGGGAATGTTCACGGGGAAAAAGggagaaaaaataaaaggaacAAACATAGTAACATAATATGCATAATTAAAGAAATGAATGAAGGAATTACCTGAGATAAATGGAGGCTCGTCGGAGTGCCCACATGCTGTTAGTCGAAATTCCTAAATTTTCCGATGCGCACTCAATCGAATCGAACAGTCCAGAAATCAAGAGTGCAAGAAAAAGGAAAGAGACGGTAGAAAGTGCAACAAGGGATGTTCCAATTATAGAAATAATCTTTTTGGAGTAAATAAAAGttcaaaaacacataaaaaaatttacaaaCAATGACAGTGTGACACCTCTAAAACCTCATGAGAAAACCTCCCGCACGAAACAAAAAACTCGGTCAGACACCATATGACTCCATGACTAACGACTAGaataaatattagtaaaaatttattgggtaaatctatTTGGATCAAATTTGATCGAATTAATGAAGATAAAatagttataatattaaaaataaatatatattaaattaagttcaaaatttgaattatatatattgtaattatatttaaatattctaacatatttttaaaaattgaatgaaaaatatttattttaattaaaataaattgccatttaaaaaaaataaaaatatccacttaatgatgatttttaaagaaaatttaatgatgaattatatcatttatatatatatatatatatatatatgtgtgtgtgtgtgtgtgtgtgtgttgggtcCCGTAGGGTTACTGTACTAGTgcatggggggaatacaccagtagattatttttgaaaaaatcttTTGTTAACTGAAGTGGGTATCAAAATTGATACTGAAGTGATCAGTGCAAAGCAAGATCAGTTAAGAGCGGGattagactgatactgatagtGGTTCAGTATTTTAACTTCAGTGCGAGGAACTCGTTGATACACTGATAGTTCACTTAGGGTTTCAGTCTAATCAGCTTAATCAATCAGAGaagtgttagaaatcttactgactatcctaagatttgtcagttagactgataacacttggAGCGGAAACGATTTTACGAAATAGCCTTTAAGTGAATCACTTTGTCAGTTTTCGGGTTTCTCTTTTTCACTTTATCAGTTTCAGTAAAGATATGAAATAGTGCACAAATAGATAAATGTAAATACTGAAAATAATAAGAACACAAagagttttacgtggttcgtAAAATAATTTCTTACGTTTACGGTCAGTCGATCACACTGGCAAatcactgggcttgtgcttgtgggtgcacaacaaaccttgctTCTGAAACACTCGTTTCAgagccaacacactgggttggacttTTCTCCTTCTTAACTCGCAGTTGCTAAGACAACACACATCTAGCTTGCGGAGGTTAAAATTCTCTGAGTTCAGACAACCGTCTCgaactctctctatctcaaacGCTCTTCTCACTTTGGTAGAAAATGGTTCAAATCTCTAACTTAAGATcactgagaacaggctctcaagtaatcaaaGTCCCTAGAAgcttctaagagaatatgtgtataTCAGGTGGGTTGATATTTAGCAATGGGAATTCTCTTGTTTGATTCAAGTGTTGTGGCTAAGTATAAGTTGAGTCTTGAgtttggcagagcttcaacgTATGTTCTTGCATCGGTGAGGTCGAAGGTTGACTCTTGAGCTATATTTATAGGCGAATGAGGATGAATAGATCCGTTTGAGGGGATCTTTCAATGCTGTCTGCCGTTTGACTTGTCATTTCAAATATGGCTCAGGTCTTCGTCCTCTATCTCCTTTACGTCGAAAGAGGCATGGTCTTTCTAAATTAGAAGATGGTGTTACAGTGTAAGGTAACACGGAAAAGGAAACTCTGCAAGGTGAAGGACGATTCACCATATCCTTGAATTAAATGCACTGTCCTTAGCATTAAATGCAGCGTGTACTGGAAGTATTCAAGTTGTCCTTCGTTAACACTGAGTGTGTTATTCATTACTCCAATTTCAGTTCGTATCTGCACTATCAGTTTGAGGTTTCTATTCGAAGCTTTCCTTTCAGTTATATCATaagtattatactccctccgtccaccaaaaatatgccacaatttcctttttcgtccgtccacaaaaaatatgccacatccatttttagtagtagggtccacaccattccactcacatttaaagtgggatcCTTACttcactaccaacttcactcacattttattaaaactcgtgccgaaagtaaagtggcatatttttggtggacggagggagtatgtcttattcattgtcctcatgttacacgaaaaatagggggtctcactggagcgcgcccctatatatatatatataggggcgcgctccagtgagaccccctatttttcgtgtaacatgaggacaatgaataagacatataatactaatgaacaagacgtatatctaacgaacaagatgtatatactgatgaaaaataaaatttaaaaaattcgtaatgaataagacatatatactgatgaacaatacagtatatactgatgaataacaaaatttaaaatattctgctccctccaggattcgaaccctgcgaaaaaaaatcatcctccagatacaatatcagccataggattgataaaataaacgtacgagatcgtgccctaaatctcactaaaattagggggtctcattggagcggccccatatatatatatatacatatatatatatatatatatatgagagagcGCTCCgatccaatgagaccccctatttttggTGAGACCTGAGACACGATCTCATGCGTTTATTTCATCTATCCTATAGTTGATATTGcatctagagagagaattttttttttctcagggttcgaatcctggagggagcgaaatattttaaatttcgttattcttcagtatatactgcattgttcatcagtatatactgccttgtggcccttgttcatcagtatatatgtcttattcattgtcatcagtgtctcacgaaaaataaggggtctcactggagcgcgtccacacacacacacacacacacacacacacacacacacacatatatatatatatatatatatattgcaaaatattgaacatatcaataattttgataaacatacgtatttgttgaaaatctcGCACTCCAGGTTTCAAACTCCAAACCAAAATACTTGTTCATccaaattattgatttgttcaatgTTTCAcaatttcacaaaatatttaatgtCTCAATGGAACCTAACCCAAGAGCGCCTATattatatgtatgtgtgtgtgtgtataacCAGTCAAAAttcttattaaaaatataagtatttattgaatttttagtttatatatatatatatatatatatatatatatatatatatatatatatatatatatatataattattacattGAATTAAtggaatgaaaatatataaattgtatgaatatctttttatgttaaaaattgaatatttattgcatttgatccggatcaaattgatccaaGTAACATCACCCAAATATATTAGAGGTTAAATCAACATTACTTACAACATTACTTAATggctaaataataaaatataatttaattttttaatacttTTATTATTATATCTCGAACTATCCATTTCAACCTCTTCATCGATTTACTATTTACACTTTTGGcattttaatttcaataatgTTTTAATGTACATGAGACTAGTCTTATATAGTGTTGATATCTAATTTTAAGATCCAATAGCTTTGTACATAGAAGATTGATAAAACATAACTAGtatatataattacaaaataagtTGCTGAGtcaattaacaaaaataaataaagaaagcAAGCTTGCAAGGGCGAGTCTCTCCAAGTAAGCCCACTTTTCGCAACCGGGGAAAACTGATATGAAACTGAAGCCCTCAAATTGCTTCATCAAGCGGCCTAGTCGATGAAGTAGACCATCGAGTAGCTCAGAATAGCAGTTGCAGATAGCTAAGAAAACAGCCCTCAAAACTCCTTTTTCACCTTGAAACCACCATCCCTCTTCCCCTACGGCAGCGACTTGGCTGCCACCGCCGCGGCCGTAAATTTACTTGCTCGAGCCAATAGAGCAGCCAGTTTTTGATCTGGGATGACATTATCGGCCTTCATCCTCTCCCTCAACCCATAAGCCGGTGCTTTTGCATTGATGTAGGCATAGAGGAGGGATCGATAAGGCCGGGCCGACGATGTGAACCCGGTCCGTTTCATCTTGAGAAATATCCTCTCAGCATTTTCCACATCCCCTTTCCCTGCATAAGCATCCAAGATACTCAAGAAAGAACCAAGAAGATGCATCCCCCTTCTATCTCTAAGAGCCTTCTGAAGAATGGATTCAGCTTTACCGACTTCTCCGCCTCGAGCATAGAGTTTCACGAGCGCGTGCCAGGCTGGTGGCGTGACAGTGACGCCACTCTCGGTCATCTGTCTCACGAGCTCCTCCCCTTTATCCAGCATTTTGTTGTCTGCATACATATTCAGCATCAAAGCATAATGCTTTGAAGAGGGCCTCCTCACAATTCTCAGCAATTTACTGAAGGCCGCCTCAGCATCTTCGATTCTGTTGAGGCGTCCCCACGCTTGGATCCCGGCTATGCACTCTGCCATATCGGAATTGGATTCACATTTTCTCCAGATTCTCACAACTTCCTCTGCCCTTCCAAGGGAACCATAGATGGGAAGCAGAAATCGACAAGCCCAACGGTTTTCAGCCAAATCGCCTCCTTCCATATCTTTCAATACAGCCTCGGCTTTAACTTTTAGGCCGCTGTCAACATAAGACTTGGCCACGGAGGCCAAAATATGCATACTAGGTTCTAAACCGTCGGACTTCATTTCTTCTAAAAGTCGCTCCATCCCACTAATATGACCAGACTGCCACTTCGCGTCAATCAAAATCTTGTAAGTGAAAGCTGACCGTttgatattttctctcttcatCAACGACAAGACGTCAGCAATTTTCTTCCTGTTGGTCCTCTTGTACAGAAGTAGCAACTGGTCACAAGAAAAGCATGAAATGGGGAATAAGTCCTTCATTTTATTGAAAAGCTCCTCGGCTTTGTTCACATCTATTGCAGTGACACAAGCTGCCAATAGAGTTCGGTAGACAACTTCAGTTCTTAGAGATTCGGGAATAATCTCCTGAATGTACTTTTCTGCCTCGACTATCCCACGCACTTTGGCAATTAAATCAACACGAGAAGCATAATTGCTTTCGGTTAACTCAGTAAGCTTTCTTGAATCCAACCACTCAGAAAGCTGCAAAATATGAAGAGAAAACAAGTTAGCTCCTTCAAACCACCAAGACATAGAGAATGCAAGCTAGGTCAAGTATTAGTATTAAGAAAATTCAAGCATAAAAAGGAAAGACGAAGCTGGCTTCACAAAGCAAGCAAAGCCATCATCAGATTGCATCATTTCCCAACCAAAAACTAGAATCCAAAACTATCCACACTTTGGTTGCAGAAAGCAAGCTAAGTTAATCAGATTGCCTCATATCCCAACCAAAAGCTAGAATCAAAATTTCTCCACTCTTTGGCTGTATTAGCCTGTTTACATTCAGTAAGGAAGATTCAAGAAAAAGCTTCCTAGTGTAAGAAGCACAACTAGTATGACATAAAGCACTAAGACTTATCAAAGAGTCAAAGATAGGACGAGAGGCAAGATCTTAGTCGGAGAACAAACAGGTACTACAAACCTCATTGTACAACACGAGTAGAAGTAGATAGCAGCTATGGGAAACGGATATTCTCAAAGAAGACTAGACTAGAAATCTTTAACCGGCCCTAATAAAAACCAACGGGTTGACAGATTGTTGTCCATGAACTGCGATAAAAGTTGAACTGAGCTATTGACTTCCTAGAGTAAGAAGCACAATTAGTACGACACAAAGCACCATGACTTAACAGATATAGGACGGGAGGTAAGATCTTGGTCGGAGAACAAACAGGTATTAAAAACCTCAGACGAGGAGAAGTTAATAGCAGCTGCTGAGAAATATGGGAAATGGATATTCTCAAAGAAGACTAGAATCTTTAATCGGCCCTATATAAACCAATAGTTGACTACAGAGCACATTGGTGTCCGTGAACTGCAATAAAAGTTAAACTGAGCTATTGTCTTCATTTCGTGAATCTAAAGCTAATCAAGGATACAATGAAAGCTGAGACAAACATTAAATAAAGTCTATATCACGATAGTACAAAAATGAGAGCACAAACCTGCAAGGCCTGGCTGAACATTCTCCTCTTCCGAAAATGCAATATGTTTGCTGATACTTCAGCAAGGGTCACCTCATTTCCAGCTTCAACCCACTTCTCCAAAGCCCTGCTCACTGGTAACCTGGTATCAGCAAGTATAGCTTTAGTCATGCCAGAAGGGGCTTTAATTTTCCGAGTTTTCTCCTTCCCGGCATCAGCCTCATCAGCTCCTGAAATCTCCAACTCATTCCGCGTATAATCGGCAAAACTCTCACCCAAAGTGAGCTCTGACTCGAAGATCGACTCATCATCCATCTCATCTCCAGATGCAGCGTCCTCGGCTGCATCTTGTCGAGCTTGAAGGACATGAAATATATCGTGGTGCTCAGCACCAGCCTGGGAACAAAAGGTGTGAGCTTTCAAGTGTGATTTTGAAGGAACAGATGTGTTGCAGAACCTTCGTGAGCACATTGTTGAATCCAATACTTTTCCTTGAGATTCAACAGTTTCAGCATTGCAATTCTCAATTAAACAATTTGCTATCTCTGAATTTACATATCTAACTCGTGAGGTCCCTGAATTTAAGCCTCGGCTCCtggaaagaaaatataaaataaaataaaaaaccataTCACAATTGACAACGGGATCAAAAATTTGCATGCTTCGTTTTCAATTAGGTCACAAATATTCCAGCAATTAAACAAGAACGTAACGACCAGCAACAATGCCGAAATAAGAGACACAAAGGGATTGATCAAATGTGCAAAAAGCTTCTCCGAGAAATGCATAACCTTTCAACTGCTTCATTTGAAAATTTTCACCAAAGTAAACACTTCAGATTTCACAAAAACTAGAATTGCAGGTGCCAACCCACCCCTCCCTCTGATAAATAATATAGGTATATATATGGTAAGAATTGAGAAATTGGTGAATTACTTGAGATGAATGGACGCTCTTCGAATCGCCCACATACTGTTTGTCGAAATTCCTAAAGTTCACTGCAAGAAATTAGCAATCATGACAAAGAGtaaaacgagagagaaatgGATGTGAGAATTCTTTAAACCCTAGAACCCCACTTGGGAAGAAATGTTTAAGAAAATTACGAGGGTCAAACCATGAACTTAGTTCTCAGCTTTCCGAGCTTCTAAAGTGTCACATCAGCATTGGAAATTCACGtaccttttctttcttttctaagggttaattgcatgaaaatacacgaactttagtcactttttcattctgcacaccgactttgaaatttacattttaaaccatgaactttgcattcgttccattttttccttaaaattcacCTCCGGCCATCGGAAATCTGAGGTGGCGCCTTTTGGCGCCACGCGTATGTGACACGTCATTAATGTGTGCTGACGtgtctttaatttaatactctctctctatctacttctctctctctttcttttctctctctctaatattcACCTCCGTCCCGCGCTTCCCTCGTCCCACACAACtcgagccgccgccgccgagacCCGCCTCCACGTCGCCATAGACGACGTCAAAGAAGCAAATAAACTTCTGAGAAAGATCGGTATAGTATCCCTCTCCGACGTCCATACCTTCTTCCCGGGCGAGGCACTCGACTGCTCGCTGCACATCCTCGCCACCAGCTTTACTCGTATCCAACAAGTTGCAATCCACCTCGATCATACCTTTACCGTGAGCAAGAGCCATAGACTGCATGGATGGAAGCCCGCCGCTTCTGCCGCTGATTCTCTTTGCTATTCTCCGAACAACAGCCATGTCAGTCGAGAATATTGGGACGTTGTAGTTTTCGACCCACTGTGTGGCTCCAACGACAACGACCCCTTTCCTCGGAACAGCACGAGGAGGGCCCTCATCGGGTTTCAGCTGCAGAGTTTCGGATTGGAGGCTGCCGCAGATGGAGTTGGCTGATGAATCCCGCAGAAAGGCAGAAGAACAGAGAAAAGTTCAGGTGATTGTCTCTTGAGATTTTTGATGTCATTAGAAGaagtttttcttttaattttactCCATTTCTTCAACTTATGAATGCAGTTGGAGAAACGAAAGCAGGAGGATGAATTAAAGTAAGTCATGCAACACGAAAAGCATTTGGAGCGCATCAAGGTATTAGATTGTTTCTCTTAGCATTAATTCTATTTTAGCACACTATTATCAACAGGAAAAGCATTTGGAGCACATTATTATCTTGGCATTTTCCCCGgaaaatcataaatattctgTGAGTTGTTGAAGTTGTCTTGAACAATCTATAGCTGTTACCAAATTATGACACCACCAATATTCATTCTTCTGATCTAAGAAAATTTGTCTTCAAAATTTCTGTTGGCTAGAAGGTTTTACGTTTTTCTTTCCTAAAGGAACAATGGAAGAGTTCTTCTTCAAAGCGGAAAGAGAAACCGACTGAAGATGAGGAGGGGGGAAAAAGAGGAGGAAAGGGGGAAAACGGAGGAGGAAAGATAAGAAATCACGCTATGAATCCGAGGAAGCAGAAGCTGAGGCAGACGATCAAGAGGAGATGGATTATGATGACAACAGAGAGCAGTATAATCAGACAAATGATGTCGACGACAAAGAAGACGCTCCTCAAGATCTTCTTGCAGCAGCTGGGCTAGAAGATAAAAGAGAAAAGTTGATGAAGAAACAAAAAGATGATAGATTAAGAGAAAAGTAGCCGAGCGACCTCCCCTCGACTGATCGTAGTTCAGAACTTCAGAACAACGAAGCTGCCGCTGGCAACGGTGCTTGGGTTTGGAGTCCTTCTGTGGGCTTCTTTGACGTCGTCTACGGCGACGTGGAGACGGGTCTCGGCGGCGGTCCGTGCGGCGGcagtggcggcggcggctcg contains:
- the LOC130990213 gene encoding pentatricopeptide repeat-containing protein At1g80270, mitochondrial-like, with the translated sequence MWAIRRASIHLKSRGLNSGTSRVRYVNSEIANCLIENCNAETVESQGKVLDSTMCSRRFCNTSVPSKSHLKAHTFCSQAGAEHHDIFHVLQARQDAAEDAASGDEMDDESIFESELTLGESFADYTRNELEISGADEADAGKEKTRKIKAPSGMTKAILADTRLPVSRALEKWVEAGNEVTLAEVSANILHFRKRRMFSQALQLSEWLDSRKLTELTESNYASRVDLIAKVRGIVEAEKYIQEIIPESLRTEVVYRTLLAACVTAIDVNKAEELFNKMKDLFPISCFSCDQLLLLYKRTNRKKIADVLSLMKRENIKRSAFTYKILIDAKWQSGHISGMERLLEEMKSDGLEPSMHILASVAKSYVDSGLKVKAEAVLKDMEGGDLAENRWACRFLLPIYGSLGRAEEVVRIWRKCESNSDMAECIAGIQAWGRLNRIEDAEAAFSKLLRIVRRPSSKHYALMLNMYADNKMLDKGEELVRQMTESGVTVTPPAWHALVKLYARGGEVGKAESILQKALRDRRGMHLLGSFLSILDAYAGKGDVENAERIFLKMKRTGFTSSARPYRSLLYAYINAKAPAYGLRERMKADNVIPDQKLAALLARASKFTAAAVAAKSLP